A genomic segment from Actinoplanes sichuanensis encodes:
- a CDS encoding TetR/AcrR family transcriptional regulator: protein MSEPNRPTRGIQQGPRSIQVVESVRAATLAELSRTGFANLTIDAVAKAAGVSRPTIYRRWPSKAALLQSVVEPLLERYDADPDTGTVTGDLLALMVLIRDNAARPEGRAMITAATTGAAELRELVRAANARTLAPFHRALERAVHRGEVTAESDLPTIAYVIFQAVVMWEPAHDTAPSEADLTRILRTVLPPPNTIERQPVP, encoded by the coding sequence ATGAGCGAACCGAACCGGCCCACCCGCGGCATCCAACAGGGCCCGCGCAGCATCCAGGTGGTCGAAAGCGTCCGCGCCGCCACCCTGGCCGAGCTGTCCCGGACCGGGTTCGCGAACCTCACCATCGACGCCGTCGCCAAAGCAGCCGGAGTGAGCCGACCGACCATCTACCGCCGCTGGCCGTCGAAGGCGGCCCTGCTGCAATCCGTGGTCGAACCGCTGCTCGAACGCTACGACGCCGACCCCGACACCGGCACCGTCACCGGCGACCTGCTCGCCCTCATGGTGCTGATCAGAGACAACGCGGCCCGACCGGAAGGCCGCGCGATGATCACCGCCGCCACCACCGGCGCCGCCGAGCTACGCGAACTGGTCCGGGCCGCCAACGCCCGCACTCTCGCACCCTTCCACCGGGCCCTGGAACGCGCCGTGCACCGGGGCGAAGTGACCGCCGAGTCCGACCTGCCGACCATCGCCTACGTCATCTTCCAGGCCGTGGTCATGTGGGAGCCCGCGCACGACACCGCCCCCTCAGAAGCAGATCTGACCCGCATCCTGCGTACGGTCCTCCCGCCGCCGAACACCATCGAGCGACAACCGGTGCCGTGA
- a CDS encoding MFS transporter, whose translation MSVPQSHAAEDPRPAGPVKAAAIGTSVLLLAYCAFISLGLPDGLLGVGWPSMAGELRVSTDSVGVLLFASTVGYLLSSVAAGFTLVRLGVGRLLAGSTALAALALAGYAAAPGLGWLLPCALVAGFGGGAIDTGLNAYAANAFGPRHMNWLHAFFGLGVAVGPLIMTGVLGGGLSWRWGYGLVAGAQALLAVAFVVSARAWAPHRAADTPGAAANTALPRVGATLRMPAVWFSMSAFAVYVGLEVATGLWAYLLLTEDRAVSATAAGLCVSAYWASLFVGRVVQGFTVERLGTTRTLVGGLVGMLAGAVLMAVPGPAWSAVAGLMVIGFAAAPVFPLLTLTTADRVGQAHADRVIGLQMSATGLGGVLIPAGVGVLVERVGEYTLGPSLTVLAVALLALYAGATRYRARAA comes from the coding sequence ATGTCGGTTCCCCAGTCCCACGCCGCCGAGGATCCTCGCCCGGCAGGCCCCGTGAAGGCGGCCGCGATCGGGACCTCCGTGCTGCTGCTGGCCTACTGCGCTTTCATCAGTCTCGGCCTGCCCGATGGTCTGCTCGGCGTCGGATGGCCGTCGATGGCAGGCGAACTGCGGGTGTCCACCGATTCCGTGGGCGTGCTGTTGTTCGCCAGCACGGTCGGCTACCTGTTGTCCAGCGTCGCGGCCGGGTTCACCCTCGTCCGGCTGGGTGTCGGACGGCTGTTGGCCGGCAGCACGGCGCTCGCCGCGCTCGCCCTGGCCGGATATGCCGCCGCGCCGGGGCTGGGCTGGTTGCTGCCCTGCGCCCTGGTCGCCGGGTTCGGCGGTGGAGCGATCGATACCGGCCTCAACGCGTACGCCGCGAACGCGTTCGGGCCTCGACACATGAACTGGTTGCACGCGTTCTTCGGCCTCGGTGTCGCCGTCGGGCCGCTGATCATGACCGGCGTGCTCGGTGGCGGTCTGTCGTGGCGGTGGGGTTACGGTCTGGTGGCCGGTGCGCAGGCACTACTGGCCGTCGCCTTCGTCGTATCCGCCCGGGCGTGGGCACCGCACCGCGCCGCCGACACGCCGGGGGCCGCCGCGAACACTGCGTTGCCGCGGGTCGGGGCGACTCTGCGGATGCCCGCGGTGTGGTTCAGCATGTCGGCGTTCGCCGTCTACGTCGGGCTCGAGGTGGCCACCGGTCTGTGGGCGTACCTGTTACTCACCGAGGACCGCGCCGTCAGCGCGACCGCTGCGGGACTGTGCGTCTCGGCGTACTGGGCGAGTCTCTTCGTCGGCCGGGTGGTGCAGGGCTTCACCGTCGAACGGCTGGGCACCACCCGTACCCTCGTCGGTGGTCTCGTCGGCATGCTGGCCGGTGCCGTGTTGATGGCCGTTCCCGGTCCTGCCTGGTCGGCCGTGGCCGGCCTGATGGTGATCGGTTTCGCCGCGGCGCCGGTGTTCCCGCTGCTGACGTTGACCACCGCCGACCGCGTCGGGCAGGCGCACGCCGACCGGGTGATCGGTTTGCAGATGTCGGCCACGGGCCTGGGCGGGGTACTCATCCCCGCCGGTGTCGGTGTGCTCGTCGAGCGTGTCGGGGAATACACCCTCGGGCCGTCACTGACCGTTCTGGCGGTGGCGCTCCTGGCCCTGTACGCGGGCGCGACCCGCTATCGCGCGCGGGCTGCGTAG
- a CDS encoding NUDIX domain-containing protein — protein MTGICIEDGRILVLNQETGGPRTWSLPGGKVEAGETLSQALVREMREETGVEVETGRLLYLCDNTAGQVVHITFEVRRVGGEIGAVLGGADTRPIRGVEFVELDKLARLGFSDTFVRLCQSGFPGAGSYMGAKANIGL, from the coding sequence GTGACCGGCATCTGCATCGAGGACGGCCGGATTCTGGTGCTGAATCAGGAGACCGGCGGTCCCCGGACGTGGTCCCTGCCGGGCGGCAAGGTGGAGGCGGGGGAGACGCTGTCGCAGGCGCTGGTCCGGGAGATGCGGGAAGAGACGGGCGTGGAGGTGGAGACGGGTCGCCTGCTGTACCTCTGCGACAACACTGCCGGGCAAGTCGTTCACATCACCTTCGAAGTCCGGCGGGTCGGCGGCGAGATCGGCGCGGTTCTCGGCGGTGCGGATACCCGACCGATCCGCGGGGTGGAGTTCGTCGAGTTGGACAAGCTGGCCCGGCTCGGGTTCAGCGACACGTTCGTGCGGCTGTGCCAGTCGGGATTCCCCGGCGCTGGTTCGTATATGGGCGCCAAGGCCAACATCGGCTTGTAG
- a CDS encoding phosphotransferase family protein, producing MDLSFLGEPTGPMTRVRGGFANRLYRLDTDQGSFAVKELNLLDRREIYRTEDVFRFEQAAFAAGVPMPEPILAGDHTLVHRWVDGEKLPEAPVPAEYAFEIGGILARLHTLDVAWPAAPIQESVPRDWPTLAERATATGQPWAGELARQVETLLAMARFVDTCERPGPAVLTHRDIQPWNLLSRKGRPVLLDWELSGMLDLAGELGSTALSLAKGPGLDDIRPAVFRSVLDGYVAAGGTLPPWGPSWFAFMIGGRLGFTRWNILRCLSGVEADTGPDLALSHESVRNGLRGLPDLFVRLPQLQEMLMSE from the coding sequence GTGGATCTGTCCTTTCTCGGTGAGCCGACCGGACCGATGACCCGAGTCCGCGGCGGGTTCGCCAACCGCCTGTACCGGCTCGACACCGACCAAGGCTCCTTCGCGGTGAAGGAGTTGAACCTCCTCGACCGCCGCGAGATCTACCGGACCGAGGACGTGTTCAGATTCGAGCAGGCGGCCTTCGCCGCCGGAGTCCCGATGCCGGAACCCATCCTGGCCGGCGATCACACGCTCGTTCATCGGTGGGTCGACGGCGAGAAACTGCCGGAAGCACCAGTGCCGGCGGAGTACGCGTTCGAGATCGGCGGCATTCTCGCGCGCCTCCACACACTCGACGTCGCGTGGCCCGCCGCCCCGATCCAGGAATCGGTGCCGCGAGACTGGCCGACGCTCGCCGAGCGGGCGACGGCGACCGGGCAGCCCTGGGCCGGCGAACTCGCCCGGCAGGTCGAGACGCTCCTCGCGATGGCACGGTTCGTCGACACCTGTGAACGCCCGGGACCCGCCGTGCTGACACACCGAGACATCCAGCCCTGGAACCTGCTCTCTCGGAAAGGTCGGCCGGTGCTGCTCGATTGGGAACTCTCGGGGATGCTCGACCTGGCCGGTGAACTCGGCTCGACCGCGTTGAGTCTCGCGAAGGGACCAGGCCTCGACGACATCCGACCCGCCGTCTTCCGCTCGGTCCTCGACGGCTATGTCGCAGCGGGCGGAACGCTGCCGCCGTGGGGGCCGAGCTGGTTCGCGTTCATGATCGGCGGCCGGCTGGGATTCACCAGGTGGAACATCCTGCGCTGCCTCTCCGGTGTCGAGGCCGACACCGGCCCCGACCTCGCGCTGTCGCACGAATCCGTGCGCAACGGCCTGCGCGGCCTCCCCGACCTGTTCGTCCGCCTTCCGCAACTGCAGGAGATGCTCATGTCCGAGTGA
- a CDS encoding PP2C family protein-serine/threonine phosphatase, with amino-acid sequence MSGIEALGRLLRQSHHARPDDLPQMAMRAAPLVGATSMIIYLVDHRQRELLPLLTGDVPDRDRIMVDGTLAGRAFSTVAACAGDLGPDGTRLWVPLINGAERLGVMEVALTGPAADTLVEDCATVAALLAELMVTRSLYSDTIERLRRREPMRLAAEMLRAQLPPLTFSTGHMMISGILEPCYDVGGDAFDYAVNGDIAYLALFDAVGHGSAGGMRAVMLASLALAAYRNARRADLDLTATYHHIDQAVHDHDQRGLITAVLAELDQRTGILRVISAGHPSGVVIRQGKAVKVLPTPTALPVSLGHHRPPVVVEEALEPGDHVLLYTDGVTEARSGGEPFGIDRLVDFTVKAIADHLPLPETARRLVHAILDYQDDCLQDDATVLLTQWTSPAPAHSDTELSESDNRAPFPVDD; translated from the coding sequence GTGAGTGGTATCGAGGCCTTGGGCCGGCTGCTGCGGCAGTCGCACCATGCCCGGCCGGACGACCTCCCGCAGATGGCCATGCGGGCCGCCCCACTGGTCGGCGCCACCAGCATGATCATCTACCTGGTCGATCATCGGCAACGGGAACTCCTGCCCCTGCTGACCGGAGACGTCCCGGACCGGGACCGCATCATGGTCGACGGCACCCTCGCCGGGCGTGCCTTCTCCACCGTCGCGGCCTGCGCCGGTGACCTCGGCCCCGACGGGACCCGGCTGTGGGTGCCACTGATCAACGGCGCCGAACGTCTCGGCGTGATGGAGGTCGCCCTGACCGGCCCGGCCGCAGACACCCTCGTGGAGGACTGCGCGACCGTCGCCGCCCTGCTCGCCGAACTCATGGTGACCCGAAGCCTCTACAGCGACACCATCGAACGGCTACGCCGCCGCGAACCGATGCGCCTGGCCGCGGAGATGCTGCGCGCCCAGCTCCCGCCGCTGACGTTCTCCACCGGCCACATGATGATCAGCGGAATCCTGGAGCCGTGCTACGACGTCGGCGGTGACGCCTTCGACTACGCCGTCAACGGCGACATCGCCTACCTCGCGCTCTTCGACGCCGTCGGACACGGCTCGGCGGGCGGCATGCGGGCCGTCATGCTGGCCTCACTCGCGCTGGCGGCCTACCGCAACGCCCGACGCGCCGACCTCGACCTGACCGCCACCTACCACCACATCGACCAGGCCGTACACGACCACGACCAGCGCGGCCTGATCACCGCGGTACTCGCCGAACTCGATCAGCGCACCGGCATACTGCGGGTGATCTCCGCCGGGCATCCCAGCGGCGTGGTCATCCGCCAGGGCAAAGCGGTCAAGGTACTGCCGACGCCCACCGCCCTGCCGGTTTCGCTCGGCCACCACCGGCCGCCGGTCGTGGTGGAGGAAGCACTGGAACCCGGCGATCACGTGCTGCTCTACACCGACGGCGTCACCGAGGCACGATCCGGCGGCGAGCCGTTCGGCATCGACCGGCTCGTCGACTTCACGGTCAAGGCCATCGCCGACCACCTACCGCTACCGGAGACCGCCCGCCGGCTGGTCCACGCCATCCTCGACTACCAGGACGACTGCCTGCAGGACGACGCCACCGTGCTGCTCACCCAATGGACCAGCCCGGCGCCGGCCCACTCCGACACCGAACTTTCCGAGTCCGACAACCGAGCGCCTTTCCCCGTCGACGACTGA
- a CDS encoding serine hydrolase domain-containing protein: MDSPARITALIESAGYGDGDRVVVGLRCGDAPPVYVSHGDPFTTACVASVSKQITAACVALLVRQGRLDVESVLAEWIPELPAWAATVRVRHLIHHTGGLPEAGEFFALKRAGRDRTVAGILGELGGHETLESTPGTTFSYRNPGYTCLSVIVERVAGKPFPDFARSRLFEPLGMAGTRYWAGPDPFPPGGTPTEPGSPAPLSLGDCGVWSTAADLMRWNEALANDELGVSGLLHTAGRLDDGTPLPYGWGIDVVTRAGFPLHRHGGVWAGLSAQIARLPAQRAGLVVIALDHEEARTQRLADGLIDELIAP; encoded by the coding sequence GTGGATTCTCCCGCGCGGATCACCGCGCTCATCGAGTCGGCGGGGTACGGCGACGGCGACCGGGTCGTGGTCGGCCTACGGTGCGGGGACGCGCCGCCGGTGTACGTGAGCCACGGTGACCCGTTCACGACGGCCTGCGTCGCGTCGGTGTCGAAGCAGATCACGGCCGCGTGCGTGGCGCTGCTCGTGCGGCAGGGAAGGCTCGACGTCGAGTCGGTTCTGGCCGAGTGGATCCCCGAGCTTCCGGCGTGGGCGGCCACCGTCCGGGTGCGGCACCTGATCCACCACACAGGCGGGCTGCCCGAGGCCGGCGAGTTCTTCGCGCTCAAGAGGGCCGGGCGGGACCGGACCGTCGCCGGCATCCTCGGCGAGTTGGGCGGGCATGAGACTTTGGAGAGCACGCCGGGGACCACGTTCAGCTACCGCAACCCTGGTTACACGTGTCTGTCGGTCATCGTCGAACGTGTCGCCGGTAAGCCGTTCCCCGATTTCGCGCGCTCGCGTCTGTTCGAGCCGCTGGGTATGGCCGGCACCCGCTACTGGGCAGGCCCGGATCCGTTTCCGCCCGGTGGCACGCCGACCGAGCCGGGTTCCCCGGCGCCGCTGTCGCTGGGCGACTGCGGGGTCTGGTCGACGGCGGCCGATCTGATGCGCTGGAACGAGGCCTTGGCGAACGACGAGCTCGGCGTTTCGGGCCTGTTGCACACGGCGGGGCGGCTCGACGACGGCACTCCCCTGCCGTACGGCTGGGGTATCGACGTGGTGACCCGGGCCGGGTTCCCGCTGCACCGACACGGCGGCGTGTGGGCGGGTTTGAGCGCTCAGATCGCTCGGTTGCCCGCGCAGCGTGCCGGACTGGTCGTGATCGCGCTGGATCATGAGGAGGCCCGAACTCAGCGGCTGGCCGACGGTCTGATCGACGAGCTGATCGCCCCCTGA
- a CDS encoding calcium-binding protein codes for MNTRKTLATTAAFLLAAATLAAGAAPAYANDDPHCQAQGPGLILIGDVLPNNLIGTPFDDIIDGRGGADFIDGRGGNDVILGGAGNDTILGGDGTDDISGEDGDDLIFGNQCDDLADGGDGDDTVNGNEDDDTLTGGTGADTLNGGDGRDRIRGGAGDDELAGNEQNDRLDGDAGDDVLNGGFGDDDLFGGDGDDVVRGNDGDDAMDGEAGTDTGNGGPAGGVDVCSPATETQINC; via the coding sequence ATGAACACACGAAAGACCCTGGCCACAACCGCCGCGTTCCTACTCGCCGCAGCCACGCTGGCGGCGGGCGCCGCACCCGCCTACGCCAACGACGACCCGCACTGCCAGGCGCAGGGACCCGGTCTGATCCTCATCGGTGACGTCCTGCCCAACAACCTCATCGGCACGCCGTTCGACGACATCATCGACGGACGCGGCGGCGCCGACTTCATCGACGGACGCGGCGGCAACGACGTCATCCTCGGCGGTGCCGGCAACGACACCATCCTCGGCGGCGACGGCACCGACGACATCAGCGGCGAGGACGGCGACGACCTGATCTTCGGCAACCAGTGCGACGACCTCGCCGACGGCGGTGACGGCGACGACACCGTCAACGGCAACGAGGACGACGACACCCTGACCGGCGGCACCGGCGCCGACACTCTCAACGGCGGCGATGGCCGGGACCGGATCCGCGGGGGAGCGGGCGACGACGAACTCGCCGGCAACGAACAGAACGACCGCCTCGACGGCGACGCCGGCGACGACGTGCTCAACGGCGGCTTCGGTGACGACGACCTGTTCGGCGGCGACGGCGACGACGTCGTACGCGGCAACGACGGCGACGACGCGATGGACGGCGAGGCGGGCACCGACACCGGCAACGGCGGACCGGCCGGCGGCGTCGACGTCTGCAGCCCGGCCACCGAAACCCAGATCAACTGCTGA
- a CDS encoding PH domain-containing protein: MAKKFNPAPGWPPAPEGWLPPVGWQPDPAWPPAPQGWDIVVELNDPGTLWEARGLTLTGIGGGKYRLTSTLLYFEKGIVSTNAQQIPVAQIMDVDMRQALIQKSRGVGNVLVHVQRSNRVELVILEDVPEPRAAVTIINETARAARLYEQTLRNTHHYAGVPAHLPVTAPAPGVPSAPAAVDPMEQLRRLGELREAGVVTDDEFSAKKMEILARL, from the coding sequence GTGGCGAAGAAGTTCAATCCCGCACCAGGATGGCCCCCGGCCCCCGAGGGCTGGCTGCCGCCGGTGGGCTGGCAACCGGACCCGGCCTGGCCGCCCGCGCCGCAGGGATGGGACATCGTCGTCGAGCTGAACGATCCGGGCACACTGTGGGAGGCCCGGGGCCTGACCCTGACCGGCATCGGCGGCGGCAAGTACCGGCTGACTTCGACCCTGCTCTACTTCGAGAAGGGCATCGTGTCCACCAACGCCCAGCAGATACCGGTCGCTCAGATCATGGACGTCGACATGCGCCAAGCCTTGATCCAGAAATCGCGGGGCGTCGGAAACGTCCTGGTGCACGTGCAGCGATCCAACCGTGTCGAACTCGTCATCCTCGAGGACGTGCCCGAACCGCGGGCAGCCGTCACGATCATCAACGAGACCGCACGTGCTGCCCGGCTTTACGAGCAGACACTGCGCAACACCCACCACTATGCAGGCGTCCCGGCACACCTGCCGGTCACGGCCCCGGCGCCGGGCGTGCCCTCGGCCCCGGCCGCCGTCGACCCGATGGAGCAGCTGCGGCGTCTCGGTGAACTTCGTGAGGCCGGTGTGGTGACCGACGACGAGTTCTCCGCCAAGAAGATGGAGATCCTCGCCCGACTTTAG
- a CDS encoding NACHT domain-containing protein, which translates to MRYSWQRRTKADRRLWALVVVALLPPAFWAAAQLDPTNDQLDTLADQSQVVSLILAVIIPVVALARFVQTYRNNHQGVADWGVELGQRVRRAESDNLAAMLSHTRPVDVTLTAGSPQPELMASSFVFDDSTEPMTLDDIGELYTSSGGGARLVIVGEPGSGKTVTSVRLILWLLDPARDYSGPVPVRFNLAAWDTSRPISRFFVDTLARDHRVPVPRAEELVEQGRILPVLDGLDEMDLDGDEPVRAIAATDWLNRRHRVGEKPGGMVLTCRQTRYTELGNRESTVAGAREVRVLELDPDQITDHLREAFETQPSVAARWQPVLTSLKDPDNAVLWALLARPWQLNLAVTAVQAGRDPQELFQRADHELPAAASARIHRELLGGYVHAATKVAEAGRPEGEAPPYTSEQVTRYLTTLARRLQNPDLDDRGHPVVDIVPHELFATSRLPRLLHAGTAGLLVAAACVVVALQTIGTPSDWLAATADFLGNGARTIIAAVFGEIIPFAGLVCTPLIAAWLASGTTFSGVPRAKAKGRWWPRYRRGLRAALPGIVVATTAYLHLWGAADAFDVDIWSSDLQGDLLMTVVVVAVMALGGLVWSRLRGVLRAGTVLGLSLITLLSEFLYLPRLNLEVVGYQLTYLLLWTGCLAACFHWTGELAGRFAALPHFRRSLALPAGAGVIALPIWLAEVLGEAFAGSFVTAREIGMVVGIGAGVVSGLLAAVRRHGGGAVVGSATGLCVGLAAVTIDGPYEYVDPMAYAGLLGLAGCLVAGAAIAVLRRDPLPADARPQLPMAVVQDDLISAVQTAVVIGVPTFFALAFGAVRAVGLTTVDPMPAAFAAVAAGAGFGLFGRRSWFRFAIGWGIAVARGRLPLTFTAFLRWAAAAGLLRTSGSAYQFRHLELQQWLLQREPSPARVLPPRDQPAIPG; encoded by the coding sequence ATGCGTTACAGCTGGCAGCGCCGCACCAAGGCCGACCGGCGACTGTGGGCACTGGTCGTCGTCGCCTTGCTGCCGCCCGCCTTCTGGGCGGCGGCCCAGCTCGACCCCACCAACGACCAGCTCGACACACTCGCCGATCAGTCGCAGGTCGTCAGTTTGATCCTCGCGGTCATCATCCCGGTGGTGGCGCTCGCGCGTTTCGTGCAGACCTACCGGAACAACCATCAGGGCGTCGCGGACTGGGGCGTCGAGCTGGGCCAACGAGTCCGACGGGCGGAGAGCGACAACCTGGCCGCCATGCTCAGCCACACCCGACCGGTAGACGTCACCCTCACCGCCGGGTCACCCCAGCCCGAACTGATGGCGAGCTCCTTCGTGTTCGACGACTCCACCGAGCCGATGACCCTCGACGACATCGGGGAGCTCTACACCTCCTCGGGCGGCGGCGCACGCCTGGTGATCGTCGGCGAACCAGGATCCGGCAAGACCGTCACGTCCGTACGCCTGATCCTGTGGCTCTTGGATCCCGCCCGGGATTACAGCGGCCCGGTGCCGGTCCGTTTCAACCTCGCGGCCTGGGACACCAGCCGACCCATCAGCCGGTTCTTCGTCGACACCCTCGCCCGTGACCATCGAGTGCCGGTGCCCCGCGCTGAAGAGCTGGTGGAACAGGGCCGGATCCTGCCGGTCCTCGACGGCCTCGACGAGATGGACCTCGACGGCGACGAACCGGTCCGTGCCATCGCGGCGACCGACTGGCTCAACCGGCGTCACCGCGTCGGCGAGAAACCCGGCGGGATGGTTCTCACGTGCCGGCAGACCCGCTACACCGAGCTCGGCAACCGGGAATCGACAGTGGCCGGGGCCCGTGAGGTACGTGTTCTCGAACTCGATCCGGACCAGATCACCGACCACCTACGGGAGGCCTTCGAGACACAGCCCAGCGTCGCCGCGCGCTGGCAGCCGGTGCTCACCTCGCTCAAGGACCCGGACAACGCGGTCCTCTGGGCGTTGCTCGCCCGACCCTGGCAGCTCAACCTCGCCGTCACCGCCGTACAGGCCGGCCGAGACCCGCAGGAGCTGTTCCAACGCGCCGACCACGAGCTGCCCGCCGCGGCGAGCGCACGTATCCACCGCGAACTGCTCGGCGGGTACGTACACGCCGCCACCAAGGTGGCCGAGGCCGGCCGCCCGGAAGGCGAAGCGCCTCCATACACCAGTGAACAGGTCACCCGATACCTGACCACGCTGGCCCGGCGACTGCAAAACCCCGACCTGGACGACCGCGGCCATCCGGTCGTCGACATCGTGCCGCATGAACTGTTCGCCACCAGCCGACTGCCGCGTCTGCTGCACGCCGGGACCGCTGGACTGCTGGTCGCCGCGGCGTGCGTGGTGGTCGCGCTGCAGACCATCGGCACGCCGTCGGATTGGCTGGCCGCGACGGCCGACTTCCTCGGCAACGGCGCTCGCACGATCATCGCCGCAGTCTTCGGAGAGATCATCCCCTTCGCCGGACTGGTCTGTACGCCGCTCATCGCCGCCTGGCTGGCCTCGGGCACCACCTTCTCCGGTGTGCCGCGCGCCAAGGCGAAAGGGCGATGGTGGCCCCGCTATCGCCGAGGACTCCGTGCCGCGCTACCCGGCATAGTGGTCGCCACCACGGCGTACCTGCATCTGTGGGGCGCGGCCGACGCCTTCGATGTCGATATCTGGTCGTCGGATCTCCAGGGCGATCTTCTGATGACCGTGGTCGTGGTCGCGGTCATGGCGCTCGGTGGCCTTGTGTGGAGCCGCCTGCGAGGCGTCCTCCGGGCCGGTACGGTGCTCGGGCTGTCCCTGATCACCCTGCTCTCCGAGTTCCTCTACCTGCCACGGCTCAATCTGGAGGTCGTCGGCTACCAGTTGACCTACCTCCTGCTGTGGACGGGTTGCCTGGCCGCGTGCTTCCACTGGACCGGCGAGCTCGCCGGCCGATTCGCCGCCCTCCCGCACTTCCGCAGGTCTCTGGCTCTCCCGGCCGGTGCGGGCGTCATCGCCCTGCCCATCTGGCTCGCGGAGGTCCTGGGCGAGGCCTTCGCCGGCTCATTCGTCACCGCGCGTGAGATCGGCATGGTCGTCGGCATCGGGGCGGGAGTCGTCTCCGGCCTACTGGCCGCCGTGCGCCGCCACGGTGGGGGAGCGGTCGTCGGGTCCGCCACCGGCCTGTGCGTCGGTCTGGCCGCCGTCACCATCGATGGCCCGTATGAGTACGTGGACCCCATGGCCTACGCAGGTCTGCTCGGCCTCGCCGGCTGCCTGGTCGCCGGAGCCGCCATCGCGGTTCTCCGCCGTGACCCTTTGCCCGCGGACGCCAGGCCACAACTGCCGATGGCCGTCGTGCAGGATGACCTGATCTCCGCCGTGCAGACGGCGGTCGTGATCGGCGTACCGACCTTCTTCGCCCTGGCGTTCGGGGCGGTGCGGGCCGTCGGGCTGACCACCGTGGACCCGATGCCGGCGGCGTTCGCGGCGGTCGCCGCCGGAGCCGGTTTCGGTCTCTTCGGCAGGCGGTCGTGGTTTCGCTTCGCGATCGGTTGGGGCATCGCGGTCGCCCGCGGCAGACTCCCGTTGACGTTCACCGCGTTCCTGCGCTGGGCCGCCGCCGCCGGGCTCCTGCGGACCAGCGGTTCGGCCTACCAGTTCCGCCATCTCGAGTTGCAACAGTGGCTCCTACAGCGAGAGCCGTCCCCCGCCCGTGTCCTCCCGCCGCGCGATCAGCCCGCCATCCCGGGCTGA
- a CDS encoding calcium-binding protein gives MTENLRKSMALLSATILTTAGLTLSGAGPAAAIPLCESGGTGFVIEGTSGDDVLTGTSRDDLIRGHGGNDVIHGGGGNDVIHGDPGDDTLYGDDGCDDLYGDKGADVLVGGAADDLLFGEEGYDTGYGGTGSNICDVESAQVYAYFDIVQYFVRCASEPFLK, from the coding sequence ATGACCGAGAACCTGCGCAAGTCAATGGCCTTGCTGAGCGCGACCATCCTCACCACCGCCGGTCTCACACTCTCGGGTGCGGGACCGGCGGCCGCGATCCCCCTGTGTGAATCAGGCGGGACCGGCTTCGTCATCGAGGGCACCTCCGGCGACGACGTGCTCACCGGCACCTCCCGCGACGACCTGATCCGCGGTCACGGCGGCAACGACGTGATCCACGGCGGCGGCGGCAACGACGTGATCCACGGCGACCCCGGCGACGACACCCTGTACGGCGACGACGGCTGCGACGACCTCTACGGCGACAAGGGCGCCGACGTGCTCGTCGGCGGCGCCGCCGACGACCTCCTGTTCGGTGAGGAGGGCTACGACACCGGCTACGGCGGCACCGGTTCCAACATCTGTGACGTCGAATCCGCGCAGGTTTACGCGTACTTCGACATCGTCCAGTATTTCGTCCGGTGCGCCAGCGAGCCCTTCCTGAAGTGA